The following nucleotide sequence is from Fusobacterium varium.
ATAAGTTTTAAAGCTAAATCAAATTCGTAAGAGATTATCCTTTGAGGTGTTATTTGGAACTTATATAATTTCAAAATAGAGGTTATAACAGCCCCTAAAATTCCACCAGTAAATCCAAGGTTATACAAGTTAAATCCTTCATGGAAACCAGCCATTTTACTAGCTAATGGAGTTACAATAAAACCAATTATGATTCCTAAAACAATAGCATTCAAATAAGAAGTTTCAGTGGTATCAACTCTAAAAGCTACCTCACTAACAAAGGGAGCAAGGGCACTTGCAAAGGAGATAGTAATAAAAATCTCTTTAAATTCAACTCTCTCATAAAGACTATATAAAATTCCACCTAAATAGAAAGGGATAATATTTAATATATTTTTTCCAAAGAAGGAAAAACCAAAAACTGTAAAAAAAGATGCTATGGCTAATCCTGTAATCTCTATTTTCATTATTTTCATTAAGGTAAAATTAAACCCAAAAATTAAAAAGGCATTTAAGAAAGTTGCTCCAATTCCACCTATTTCAAGGAAGTCAGTGATTAAAACAGCTTGAGAAGTTATTATTTTTAATAGTCCAGTAAAAACATTTTCTCTTTCATGAATAACATAACCTATAAAACATAATATAATAAAACCAATAAGGATAGTAGATACAAATTTTATTTTTTTCATTCTCTTTGCATTAAAGTTATCCATAAGCCCTCCAATAAAGAAATATTAATTAAATATTATTATTTTTTTATATTAAAGTCAAACATATGTTATATATGATTATTTAGAAAAAATAATTTTTTTCCTATAATTAATAAATTATAGTTTGGGAAAATAAAATAGTATATAATAAAAAAAGATTAGATTAAAGGAGTAAAAAATTATGGAATATTATGTTTATATAATAAGGTGCCAAGATAATTCTCTATATACAGGAATTACAACTGATGTAAAAAGAAGATATGAGGA
It contains:
- a CDS encoding DUF1576 domain-containing protein, encoding MDNFNAKRMKKIKFVSTILIGFIILCFIGYVIHERENVFTGLLKIITSQAVLITDFLEIGGIGATFLNAFLIFGFNFTLMKIMKIEITGLAIASFFTVFGFSFFGKNILNIIPFYLGGILYSLYERVEFKEIFITISFASALAPFVSEVAFRVDTTETSYLNAIVLGIIIGFIVTPLASKMAGFHEGFNLYNLGFTGGILGAVITSILKLYKFQITPQRIISYEFDLALKLICIGVFLTLIIIGFFINGSSFNGYKKLLCDSGLKADYIKKYGYGVTFINMGIMGFVAMGFVMFLKQTLNGPLLAGILTIVGFSAYGKHFINTIPILIGVYLAKFGSYTDSFTVALSGLFGTSLAPVAGVYGTFWGIVAGWLHLAVVQSIGTVHGGLNLYNNGFSAGIVAGFLLPIMNTIKEHRNKERIKYLKRKKQLYDAITKERKRLDELNQDDE